The following are encoded in a window of Dictyostelium discoideum AX4 chromosome 6 chromosome, whole genome shotgun sequence genomic DNA:
- a CDS encoding hssA/2C/7E family protein, protein MTILSAITSISRPNKISKSVVSSNGGASLSMGSNSVACGGCGGGSSVLIAAGGSGGLFVGAAVAVDLSIHASVGIAIGSTSCHCN, encoded by the exons atgacaattTTAT cTGCTATTACCTCAATTTCAAgaccaaataaaattagtaaatcAGTTGTTTCATCTAATGGTGGTGCTTCATTATCAATGGGTTCCAACTCAGTTGcatgtggtggttgtggtggtggctCAAGTGTTTTAATTGCTGCTGGTGGTTCAGGTGGTTTGTTTGTTGGTGCTGCAGTTGCTGTTGATCTTAGTATTCATGCTTCTGTCGGAATTGCAATTGGTAGTACTTCATGCCattgtaattaa
- the hssB gene encoding hssA/2C/7E family protein, translating to MTILSAITSISKPNKISKSAVSSFGGSTLSMGSNSVACGGCGGGSYGGSSGSGSYSSSGGIAIGLAVSIDLNISATVGAILGGGGSRGSCGCH from the exons atgacAATTTTAt ctGCAATTACCtcaatttcaaaaccaaACAAAATTAGTAAATCAGCTGTTTCATCATTTGGTGGTTCAACATTATCAATGGGATCAAATTCAGTTGcatgtggtggttgtggagGTGGTAGTTATGGTGGCTCAAGTGGATCAGGTAGTTATAGTAGTTCAGGAGGTATTGCCATTGGTCTTGCAGTTTCAATTGATCTTAATATAAGTGCTACTGTTGGTGCTATTttaggtggtggtggttcacGTGGTTCATGTGGTTGCCATTAA
- a CDS encoding NLP/P60 domain-containing protein, producing the protein MKLIFSLILVIFTLFVSANANVDSQIDRLAEFGESMNITLSQSVCNAAAAKAEHYATCGCPYVWGGTSCGCGGSGGMDCSGIVYTSFREAGWTGITRTTTTQYKQGTACSGCSGSNTSGCKAGDLLFYCFGCSGGVPDHVIMAIGGNRAVQCPEPGQDCSVIDIYSENYMLCRSMC; encoded by the exons atgaaattaattttctctttaattttagttaTCTTCACTTTATTTGTTTCAGCAAATGCTAATGTTGATTCACAAATTGATAGACTCGCTGAATTTGGCGAATCAATGAATATCACTTTATCACAATCAGTTTGTAATGCTGCTGCTGCTAAAGCAGAACATTACGCAACTTGTggtt gtcCATACGTTTGGGGT ggTACAAgctgtggttgtggtggttcaGGTGGTATGGATTGCAGTGGTATCGTTTATACCTCATTTAg agAAGCAGGTTGGACTGGTATTACCCGTACTACTACAACTCAATACAAACAAGGTACCGCATGTAGTGGTTGTAGCGGTAGTAATACTTCAGGTTGTAAAGCTGGTGATTTATTATTCTACTGTTTCGGTTGTTCAGGTGGTGTCCCAGATCATGTc atcATGGCAATTGGTGGTAACAGAGCTGTTCAATGCCCAGAACCAGGTCAAGATTGTTCTGTTATTGATATTTATTCTGAAAACTATATGTTATGTCGTTCAATGTGTTAG
- a CDS encoding hssA/2C/7E family protein: MTILSTFTSFSNPPKLNKSSFSSSTGSSLSMGSNSFAWGGGWGGFGGPKGGSFNVDIAGNLIWGVYGFIRGGVGLVKWRGLQKGCKQP; the protein is encoded by the exons ATGACAATTTTAT caACCTTtacatcattttcaaatccacccaaattaaataaatcttcattttcatcatcaacgggttcatcattatcaatggGATCAAATTCATTTGCATGGGGGGGAGGTTGGGGGGGTTTTGGGGGCCCAAAAGGGGGAAGTTTTAATGTGGACATTGCTGGAAATTTAATTTGGGGGGTTTATTAGGGGGTTTATAAGGGGGGGAGTGGGACTGGTTAAGTGGAGAGGGCTCCAAAAGGGATGCAAGCAGCGCCTGA
- the hssA gene encoding coiled-coil family protein, with the protein MTILSAITSISRPNKASKSSVSSFGGASLSMGSNSVACGGCGGGSSGPRGPGGVAVGVAVDVNINLGVVVGGVLGLVGGILGGGGSSGSCGCH; encoded by the exons atgacaATCTTAA gtGCTATTACCTCAATTTCAAGACCAAACAAAGCAAGCAAATCATCTGTTTCATCATTTGGAGGTGCTTCATTATCAATGGGATCAAATTCAGTAGCATGCGgaggttgtggtggtggttcaaGTGGTCCAAGAGGCCCAGGTGGTGTTGCAGTTGGCGTAGCAGTAGatgttaatattaatttgggtgttgttgttggtggtgtatTAGGTCTTGTTGGTGGAATTTTAGGCGGAGGTGGCTCAAGTGGTTCATGTGGTTgccattaa
- a CDS encoding enoyl Coenzyme A hydratase, cytosolic, which produces MESALNRINIISNQIVVDNNKATFLEINNTSSSSEDKYKFETILIEIKDESIALVTLNRPKALNSFNYQMSKELLDCCRLLDKDERVKCIVLTGSGTRSFACGADIKEMVSHDMVYMMKKGQLIDNLCDLKEIEKPIIAAVNGYALGGGCEVAMICDIIVAAENAVFGQPETKIGTIPGAGGTQRLIRAVGKSKAMEMILTGNPIDAKQALQFGLVSCVVPIDKTIETALKIAKQISSLSPIVIKLAKETVNHAQESNLTEGLHIERRVFHSTFALNDRHQGMDSFANKRNPTWTNK; this is translated from the exons ATGGAGTCAGCATTAAatagaattaatattatttcaaatcaaatagttgttgataataataaagcaacatttttagaaataaataatacttcatcatcttcagaggataaat ataaatttgaaacgattttaatagaaattaaagatgaaTCAATTGCATTAGTTACATTAAATAGACCAAAAGCATTAAATTCAttcaattatcaaatgaGTAAAGAGTTATTGGATTGTTGTAGATTATTAGATAAGGATGAAAGAGTAAAATGTATAGTGTTAACAGGAAGTGGTACAAGATCATTTGCATGTGGTGCTGATATTAAGGAGATGGTTAGTCACGATATGGTATACATGATGAAGAAGGGTCAGTTAATAGACAACCTTTGCGATTTAAAAGAGATTGAAAAGCCAATTATAGCCGCCGTCAATGGGTATGCATTGGGTGGTGGCTGTGAAGTTGCGATGATCTGTGACATTATTGTCGCTGCTGAGAATGCGGTATTTGGTCAACCTGAAACTAAAATTGGTACAATTCCAGGTGCCGGTGGTACACAACGTTTAATTCGTGCTGTTGGTAAGTCCAAAGCAATGGAAATGATACTCACTGGTAATCCAATAGACGCTAAACAAGCATTACAATTTGGTTTGGTTAGTTGTGTAgtaccaattgataaaaccATAGAAACCGCATTAAAAATTGCAAAACAAATCTCTTCACTATCTCCAATCGTTATAAAATTAGCGAAGGAAACTGTTAACCATGCTCAAGAGTCAAATTTAACTGAAGGTTTACATATTGAACGTCGTGTTTTTCATTCTACTTTTGCACTCAATGATCGTCATCAAGGAATGGATTCTTTTGCAAATAAAAGAAACCCAACTTggacaaataaataa